A genomic region of Alnus glutinosa chromosome 11, dhAlnGlut1.1, whole genome shotgun sequence contains the following coding sequences:
- the LOC133881076 gene encoding COBRA-like protein 6, with protein sequence MVAGTVVESSDFNWEYDLTAEGQCKGGLSCGSSYGHPAPPSKFKEDGSHRWTQALDGYDPLDPHANITITWDLMIDNGETYDWDESRVTLPSALLGAAVWDELKEEKVSLHNFQLFRHVERPGWKLSWTWKGDEAIWDIWGAEATQQGNCSRIRGPVLPHCCEKQPVIVDLMPGAPYNKQSANCCKGGVLTSMTQDHSMYVAAFRMNVKKASGNNTSDGFMPVNFNLGLPGYTCGDPFQVPPSKFKENGSRRWTQALETWNVTCIYSQFQASPAPKCCVSLSAFYNSTIVPCPQCSCNCNELDGAKCVKSAEAAPMLELPHASEEEAQPLVRCSQHMCPIRVHWHVKESYREYWRVKITITNLNFVKNYSKWNLVVLHPNFRNVTQVFSFNYQPLSPYGNIDDTGMFWGIPFYNDMLLQSGPSGNVQTEMLLHKDPGVFTFREGWTFPRRISFNGDECVMPPPDEYPWLPSSGHSATVRPLIILFFLLLLIAVL encoded by the exons ATGGTGGCTGGTACAGTAGTTGAGTCGTCTGATTTCAATTGGGAATACGACCTCACTGCAGAAGGTCAATGCAAAGGGGGTCTCTCCTGTGGGAGCTCATACGGTCATCCT GCCCCACCAAGCAAGTTCAAAGAGGATGGAAGCCATCGATGGACGCAAGCTCTTG ATGGGTACGACCCATTGGATCCTCATGCAAATATAACCATTACATGGGATCTCATGATTGATAATGGTGAGACATATGAT TGGGATGAATCGCGTGTTACCTTGCCGTCGGCTTTGTTGGGTGCAGCTGTTTGGGATGAGTTGAAAGAG GAAAAGGTATCACTTCACAATTTCCAATTATTCCGGCATGTAGAGCGGCCTGGATGGAAATTGAGTTGGACATGGAAAGGCGACGAGGCAATATGGGATATATGGGGAGCAGAGGCCACCCAGCAAGGAAACTGCTCTAGAATCAGGGGTCCAGTGCTTCCTCATTGTTGTGAGAAGCAGCCAGTGATTGTTGATCTCATGCCAGGAGCACCTTATAACAAGCAGTCTGCCAATTGTTGCAAGGGAGGTGTGCTAACATCCATGACACAAGATCATAGTATGTATGTTGCTGCTTTTCGGATGAATGTTAAGAAAGCTTCTGGTAACAATACATCAGATGGCTTCATGCCAGTAAATTTCAATCTTGGTCTTCCCGGTTATACCTGCGGAGACCCATTTCAGGTCCCACCAAGCAAGTTCAAAGAGAATGGAAGCCGTCGATGGACACAAGCTCTTG AGACTTGGAATGTAACCTGTATTTACTCCCAATTTCAAGCATCACCTGCGCCAAAATGTTGTGTTTCCTTGTCTGCATTCTACAATAGTACCATTGTTCCTTGCCCCCAGTGCAGCTGTAATTGCAACGAGCTGGATGGAGCAAAATGTGTAAA GTCTGCTGAAGCAGCTCCTATGTTGGAACTACCACATGCAAGTGAAGAAGAAGCACAACCTTTGGTGAGGTGTTCTCAGCACATGTGCCCTATACGGGTGCATTGGCATGTGAAAGAAAGTTACAGAGAATATTGGCGGGTCAAGATCACAATCACAAAcctaaattttgtcaaaaactATTCCAAGTGGAACTTGGTGGTGCTTCACCCCAACTTCAGAAACGTCACTCAAGTTTTCAGTTTCAACTACCAGCCCCTAAGCCCTTATGGAAACATCG ATGATACAGGAATGTTTTGGGGGATTCCGTTCTACAACGACATGTTACTTCAATCGGGACCGAGCGGAAACGTACAAACCGAGATGCTACTGCACAAAGATCCGGGTGTCTTCACTTTTAGAGAAGGATGGACTTTCCCAAGAAGAATTTCGTTTAATGGAGATGAATGTGTCATGCCCCCTCCAGATGAATACCCTTGGCTCCCCAGCAGTGGTCATAGTGCCACAGTAAGGCCTTTGataattcttttcttcttgttattgCTTATAGCAGTACTTTGA
- the LOC133882519 gene encoding large ribosomal subunit protein uL2m gives MILRRYRREHTAQPTAGTALQVEKPVQPVANTHRSSTATPSRSTTGKAPNTTRSTTGFGSMALRRASSILFNKLKLNLNPNLNNVAHRNLSTDFAGTPPLRDGMMNQMFHLDINSQIGSCMPLAAMRIGTMIHNIEMNPGQGGKLVRAAGTCAKILKDPSSKYCLVRLPSGAEKLINSRCRATIGMVSNPGHGARKLRKAGQSRWLGIRPKVRGVAMNPVDHPHGGGEGKSKSSGSHGKCSRTPWGKPCKSGYKTGPLKRRK, from the exons ATGATCCTTCGCCGGTACCGGAGAGAACACACCGCTCAGCCCACCGCCGGAACAGCGCTACAAGTAGAAAAACCCGTTCAACCCGTTGCCAACACCCACCGGAGCAGCACTGCCACACCGTCCCGCTCGACCACCGGGAAAGCTCCGAACACCACTCGCAGCACTACAG GCTTTGGATCAATGGCTCTTCGGCGAGCTTCATCGATCTTATTCAACAAGCTCAAGCTCAATCTTAATCCCAATCTCAACAACGTTGCTCATCGCAATCTCTCAACGG ATTTTGCTGGCACTCCTCCTTTGCGTGATGGCATGATGAATCAGATGTTTCATCTTGACATAAATTCACAAATTGGGAGTTGTATGCCTCTTGCTGCTATGCGTATCGGAACAATGATCCACAACATTGAGATGAACCCGGGTCAAGGTGGCAAGCTAGTTCGAGCTGCAGGGACTTGTGCAAAGATCTTGAAAGACCCGTCGTCTAAATATTGTTTAGTGAGACTGCCTTCAGGTGCTGAGAAGTTGATTAATTCTCGGTGCCGGGCCACAATTGGTATGGTTTCAAACCCAGGCCATGGAGCTCGGAAGCTCAGGAAAGCTGGGCAGAGCCGTTGGTTGGGTATAAGACCAAAAGTTCGAGGAGTGGCTATGAATCCAGTAGATCATCCTCATGGTGGAGGTGAGGGTAAGAGCAAGAGTAGTGGGAGTCATGGAAAGTGTTCTCGTACTCCTTGGGGCAAGCCTTGTAAGTCTGGGTACAAAACTGGACCCCTGAAGCGCAGAAAGTAG